One genomic region from Candidatus Dormiibacterota bacterium encodes:
- a CDS encoding helicase-related protein, with translation MGSFLDATFAKAHEYIDDRFASIAGASSFFTKIVGVSFEGRQDHLHGLEEGFALELRRQPDNPKDPNAIAVHYGAVQLGFVRAGIAKHLAPQIDGGVRYRARIASLTGTQAAPGGERFRGVNIEVSRDALATLERRAEGDRSREAWDGDARRIRAALIGDSEPHEAQRAVLERVEAGRNTLAVLGTGRGKSFCFQYPAALRALTGGEKTLVIYPLRALANDQYEAMIRRLDALGLRIHRANGSISAEEREDLFAALEAGAWDIILATPEFLEYHRTSFTGASSPSFVVVDEAHHLYESKHRAAYGKLGRTIASLGNPQILALTATAADDAFAHIVRELRIDAWVIDPTVRENLHVVDARGTKDKAQYLKDLVADGHKAIVYCNSRKEATSVAEALRKHYPNAVMFYHAGMPSHERTEVERYFREGALRIVVATSAFGEGIDLPDVRDVVLYHLNFDFTEFNQQAGRAGRDGADAQIHLLFGEKDRSINDFIIDREAPTLGVLRELYRGIRGLARDGVVRMSYVDIARTLDIAKANERTVSRAVAIFSDEGLVRVGEDDDGRYIAFLPAVGKTDLTANERFAEGEAERESFQRFCELVLSAKEDALERVINRPIYPQRVELLKPAD, from the coding sequence TTGGGGTCGTTTCTCGACGCGACGTTTGCGAAGGCGCACGAGTATATCGACGATCGCTTTGCCTCGATTGCGGGCGCATCGTCGTTCTTCACCAAAATCGTGGGCGTCTCGTTCGAGGGACGCCAAGATCATCTCCACGGTTTGGAAGAGGGCTTCGCGCTGGAGCTACGGCGTCAACCCGATAATCCCAAAGATCCGAATGCTATCGCGGTTCACTATGGAGCCGTGCAGCTGGGGTTCGTCCGCGCGGGGATCGCGAAGCATCTTGCGCCGCAGATCGATGGCGGAGTGCGCTATCGCGCGCGCATTGCCTCGCTTACCGGCACGCAGGCGGCCCCCGGCGGCGAGCGCTTCCGGGGCGTCAACATCGAGGTATCGCGCGACGCGCTGGCGACGCTCGAGCGACGTGCGGAAGGCGACCGATCGCGCGAGGCGTGGGACGGCGACGCGCGCCGCATCCGCGCAGCGCTGATCGGCGACTCCGAGCCGCACGAAGCGCAGCGCGCCGTGTTGGAACGGGTCGAAGCGGGGCGCAACACGCTCGCCGTTCTCGGGACCGGGCGTGGGAAATCGTTCTGCTTTCAATACCCGGCCGCGCTGCGCGCGCTGACCGGAGGCGAAAAAACGCTGGTCATCTATCCGCTTCGTGCTCTGGCGAACGATCAATATGAAGCGATGATCCGCCGCCTCGATGCGCTCGGCTTACGGATTCATCGCGCCAACGGTTCGATCTCGGCGGAAGAACGCGAAGATCTCTTTGCGGCGCTGGAAGCCGGAGCCTGGGACATCATCTTGGCCACGCCGGAGTTCCTCGAATACCATCGCACGTCGTTTACGGGAGCGAGCAGCCCGTCGTTCGTCGTCGTCGACGAGGCGCACCATCTCTACGAGTCCAAACACCGCGCGGCGTACGGCAAACTCGGACGCACGATCGCCAGCCTCGGCAACCCGCAAATTCTCGCCCTGACGGCAACGGCCGCGGACGATGCGTTCGCACACATCGTCCGCGAGCTGCGGATCGACGCGTGGGTGATCGACCCTACGGTGCGAGAGAATCTGCACGTCGTCGACGCGCGCGGCACCAAGGATAAGGCGCAGTACCTCAAAGATCTCGTGGCGGACGGCCACAAAGCGATCGTGTATTGTAATTCTCGTAAAGAGGCTACCAGCGTAGCGGAGGCGCTCCGCAAGCACTATCCCAACGCCGTCATGTTCTATCATGCGGGTATGCCGTCGCACGAACGCACCGAGGTGGAACGCTATTTTAGGGAGGGCGCGCTACGCATCGTCGTTGCGACCTCGGCGTTCGGCGAAGGGATCGATCTCCCCGATGTGCGCGACGTGGTGCTCTACCACCTCAACTTCGATTTTACCGAATTCAATCAGCAAGCCGGCCGCGCCGGTCGCGATGGGGCCGACGCGCAGATCCATCTGCTATTCGGCGAGAAAGATCGCTCCATCAACGACTTTATCATCGACCGGGAAGCGCCGACGCTCGGCGTGCTGCGCGAGTTATATCGTGGCATCAGAGGGCTGGCGCGCGACGGGGTCGTGCGGATGAGCTACGTGGATATCGCTCGCACGCTCGATATCGCTAAGGCAAACGAACGCACCGTGTCGCGTGCGGTGGCGATCTTTTCGGACGAAGGCCTGGTGCGGGTGGGCGAGGACGACGACGGCCGCTATATCGCGTTTTTACCGGCCGTCGGTAAAACCGACCTCACCGCGAACGAACGCTTTGCCGAAGGCGAAGCCGAGCGCGAAAGCTTTCAACGTTTCTGCGAACTCGTACTGAGCGCGAAAGAAGATGCGCTCGAGCGGGTGATTAACCGCCCGATCTATCCGCAGCGCGTGGAACTCCTGAAACCCGCCGATTAG